The sequence below is a genomic window from Budorcas taxicolor isolate Tak-1 chromosome 4, Takin1.1, whole genome shotgun sequence.
AGTTGAGGACTTCTATCTTTCCAGatctttttctgtgtctttatatatttgtgttatatattatacatagaaatatttttgcaaaaatgAGATAATACCATGTATTTTAcagctcatttttctttctagttaGTATATTATGGAAACCCTTTCATATTTTCTCTATAGATCTGCCACTTTCTTTTAAATGGCAGCCAATATTCTGTTTCATCTTCTTCAGTTTAAACAATCCCTTATTGATTGGCATCTAGTTTATTTCCCCATTGTTTGATTACCTTGCCGTGAGCttacatttgaatttcagctGTGAGCTCTAAATACACATTGTTTTGGGACCAGTACTTACACAAGCAGTTTGTGGAAAATCTGAGCCTCTGTAATTTCTAAGCTCCCAGACTGAATAGATGAGAATAGTCTATAAGTGTTTTTTTAGTAAGATACTTTTTGGGAAGACTCAGGGCataagtcggagaaggcaatggcaacccagtccagtactcttgcctggaaactcccatggatggaagagcctggtaggctgtagtccatggggtcatgaagagtcagacacgactgagcgacttcactttcacttgtcactttcatgcattggagaaggaaatggcgagccactccagcagtcttgcctggagaatcccaaggacggaggagcctggtaggctgccgtctatggggtcacacagagttggaaacgattgaagcgacttagcagcagcagcagcagcagcagcagcagcagcagcagggcataaGTAAAATGCTGAAAATTAGGTCTTGTCTTTAACTGTTAGGTGATTTCTTAGAAGTACCTAATACTTTTTGTTTGGGGTAGCctaatttgttttttgttgttgtttgtttgtctttgggggtttgttttgtttgtttttgtggccTAATTTGTTTTTCATGCAAAGCTTCAAGATCTGCTTTCCTGTTGCACCTCACTACCTAGATTGACTCTGTTCTCTTAGGTATTCCCTTTTCCACATCAGGTGAAGCTATACTTCTCTGATGGGGTAGAGACCAGGTTGTCAGGAGTTTCCAGATAAGAAATAAACCTGCCTTTTAACTTTGTGCCTCTAGAATATGGTCGGTTATCCTCTTGATCATCTCAATATCATCTTTGGGCTTTGCAGGTGAGCTGCGGTCCCTGCGGGAGGAAATTTCCCTGTTAGAGCGTGAAAAAGAATGTGAACTTAAGGAAATAGAACAGGAGTTGCATTTAGCCCGGGCTGAGATCCAGACTCTGCGGCAAGCAGCGGAGGACTCCGCGACTGAACACGACAGTGACATAGCCTCCCTGCAGGAGGACATCTGCCGGATGCAGAATGAACTCGAGGACATGGACCGAATCCGAGGAGAGTATGAGATGGAGATCACCTCCCTCCGTGCAGAAATAGACATGAAGAACTCTGACCCTTCCAATAGTTTCAGTCTCTCAGATTTCTCTGAGATGCAAGGTATGAGAAAGCGAGCCCTCCTCCCGGTCTATGAGTCAAATCAAGCAAAGGGAGCTAGGCTGCAAGAAGGTGGGCTTAGATCATGAATTGGGAACCTGTAGAAGAAACTTCTAGGTGGGATTCAAGACTGTGAGAGAGAAAAGCTTGAGGTCATGTAACCAGTCTATGATGGTATAAGAAACAGCACCATGGAGATGTCCCCTGAGAATTCTTCCTCACAGAGCCATTGTACATTTGTTGATTTGCCTGTGCTAAAGCCCTtcctgcttccctagtggctcagatggtaaagaatctgagtggagggcatggcaacccactccagtattcttgcctggagaagccccttggacagaggagcctggtggactgcagtccatggggtcacaaagagttggacacaattgagcaactaagcacagcatagcacacagCTCACCCCAAGTAGAAGTTTTAGGGGGCAACAAACCAGAGCACAAGACAGCTGGAGAGGAACAGAGGTTATTTCCAGTAATACATGAGGTACACAAAAGCTTagagctctgctcagagtctcCCAGTGAGTTGCTAGGCTTCATGACATCAGAGACTTTGCCTTTATTCTGAGGCTAGATTTATGATCTGAGTATAATGGGAGGCCCTGTACTAGGCCAAGTCAAGCAAAGGCAGTCAACAAGGAATCAAAAGAACTGCAAGTTTTCCCAGCTGTAATAGGCCTCTCAGAAGCGCCTTTGGACTGATATACTCTGAGAAGGAGGCTAACACAGTGGGAAGGCTTGGGCTATTCAGAATCTCAGCTCTGCTAATTAGCAGGATCAACTTAGCCTGGTTATTATCTCATGGTTTCCATAGCTGTGAAAATTGattaataaaactttatagtTGGATGGGATTCTGGAACAGGAAAAGGACCTTagggaaaatgtagaaaaatctgaataaagtatagAGTTTAGTTAACAGTAATGTACCAGTGTTCATTCCTTACTCATGACAGATGTACCCATGGAAAGATGTTAATAAGAGGGGAAGCTGGGTGAAAATACTCCCAGGGAATTCTgcactatctttgcaacttttctgtaaatcaaaAACTATTCTaacattaaaagtttatttaaaaaggaagaaagaaagaaaaccttatAGGGCTATTTTGGGGATTAAATGAAATGCCTAGTATGCTGAAAGCACTCACATACAACTAACTCCAAGGCGGGAATCATCTGGTCTAATGCTTAGCACATGGTTAGCTTTTATTAAAGAttagtttccttccttccttctatgGTAATCTGGAGTATGCCAAAGACTTTTGATTGGACTAAAGAAGGAACACTAAAAGTGAATGTCAGGGTGTTGACTCTTACAGCGGGAAAGATAGGCCTTGGGCTCTAATTGGAGCAAGTTAGTGTTCTTTAAACATCAGCAGAATTAGTATTCTGAGAGAATTAATTCTTAATCATGAAAAAGCAGATATGTGTGTTTCTATTTTCACATCATGAAAGAGTATTGGTATATGGAACTTAGGATCTGTGCTGGGGCATTTTAACCAGATCTCTGCTGATGCTTGTGGGTGTATGATTTGTGGGTTCGGTTGTGGTGGGCTTTTTCGTCAGCAGATAAAAAAGATCATTAGAAAGAATTCTTGACCATGTGCAGGCCGATGGATTGGGTGCGATGATAAAGGAAGTAAAAGGACAACAAGAAATGCAAGGATGCCTGGGTTGTCTCTGAAAGCCAAGGACTGGCAGTTCACACTCTCAGCTTTTTGTACTAAAAGTGTAAGGACCCTAACCATAAACAGTTGAATGGGAGCTTTAAATACAATAAACCAAAACCCCTCACAATTAATTAAACCCTCAAAAGCTCCTGAAAATCTGAAGACACTGTCTTGGTTGGTTTTGCCTATTTCCCCTGCCACCTccgccccccaaccccagccctctTGGTTGAAGTTTTGAAGATGGACACCCAGGGCCAGTCTTCTGGGAAGTTGAAAAGATGGACAGCACACTGAGAGGACAAAGACCCATTGCAACTTGAAACTTTCTGGCCCCCATCTTCTAAACCTCTGCATGGGGTATCTCATCTGTCTCTAGAAAAAGAAACTTCAGTTTTCCACAGCCAGATTTCTAGGCTGGAAAACTGGGGGCTGGTCATCTGTGCTTCCTCCCTGGGGTCTCACCTCTCTGCCTGTCCTCTGCAGAAGAGTTGCAGCAACTGCGGGAACGCTACCACTTCCTGAATGAGGAGTACCGGGCCCTGCAGGAGAGCAACAGCAGCCTCACAGGGCAGCTTGCAGATCTGGAGAGTGAGAGGTACAGCCCACAGGCCCACAGGGCTCTTTAGGACAGGGCTATTCCCTGAGTAGGACCAGAGAAGGCAGATGCAGGCTCCCCCGCCTTCCTCCACTGTGGGAGAGCTGGTCCTTCCCGTGGTATCTGAAGGGTTTGAATACTGCTGAGAAGCAGGTATGGGGATccaaccagatgtctcaggactAGAGCTGGGCAAGttctgaaatttcattttcttctactcCAGGCAGTTAGGTCTGGTTGGCTCTGCTCTGGAGCAGAGGAGAAGCAATTCCTTTGTTGTCCTCCCAGACTTGATCCAGTCAAAGGATGCATTGCCTCCAAACTGGAGCTGTTTTGACTCCAGTCCCAGCCTGGAGCCTGACTGGACTAGTATCCTTAGGGTCTCCCAGAACCAGACATGCCTTTGCAGGTTGAGATGCTGGGGACTTTTTCTGTCATCCTTCAAGTGTATTTGAGAGGTAAATCACAAGAGAAGGCTCCTTAACTGTCTTTTGCCTAAAATGAAGGCATCAGGACCAGGCATACTTCGCAGGTGGTGCTGGGCAGAGCATTCTCCCAAACGTGGCTCTGGGGTTCTGAATTACAGGACACGAAGAGCAACAGAAAGGTGGCTGGAGTCCCAAACGCTACGGACTATGAGGTCAGCAGAGTCTCAGACCTCAGAAGAGGATTTCCTGGAGCCCGATCCTGGAATGCATTTGTTGCGGCAGCAGCTACTGGGAGCCAAGGAGCAGATGCATGACATGCAGAGCAAGGTAGGGAAAGGCCAGCTCCTTCACTGCCTCGCTCTTACCTTCTCCTGGCCTGTGTCAGCAGCATCTCCTTAGACACAAGGCTAACAAGGGAGACAGGTGCTATGGCAAGAGATCAGACTCTGGGGTCTCACTTGTGTGCCTTTCATGGAATATTCCAGTAAAAGGACTGCCATACTCTGCCTAGGTCCATTCCTGGAGTGCATATGGTCCCTGTAGTAATTCAGGCTTGTTGTTCCATTTCCCACACAGTGTAAGAAATTGACTTGTGAGTTGCAAGAGCTACATCACCATCGCCAGACCAGTGAGGAGGAGCAGAAGTGGCTGCAGAGGGAGCTAAAGTGTGCACAGAATGAGGTGCTTCGGTTTCAGACGTCCCACAGCGTCACCCAGGTAAACACGGATAGGGCCGGGCACCAGGGGAGGGCAGAAGGGCCTGATTGGAGTTGCCACTTCCAGGGAGGATGAAGGCAGAGGCGGGCTGCGCTCTACTGATTCATGGTCTGCAGCCAGGGATATGGTCAACTGGAGAGCAAGTGGAGAAGTCACACAGCATTGCATTCTAGAATGGTAGTCATGATGGAGCGTCTGCTGCAGAGAAGAAACTAAACCCTAATGCCCAGGGGAGCTCCTCAAGATGTCTGCTCAGCAAAAAGAATCACTCTGGTGTGGAGAGGGGTCTGCTGATTTCTGAGAGTAACCACTGTTCCCACATCCTCCCCACCACAGAACGAGGAGCTGAAGACCAGACTCTGTGCCCTGCAGCAAAAGTACGATGCTAGCCAGGATGAGCAGAGTGAGCTCTTGAAGGTGCAGCTACAACTTCAGGCTGAGCTCCGGCAGCTCAAAGTCATGAAAAGCACAGTAGAAAGCCAGAGTGAGAAGGTAACAGCAACCCAAGATGAGGGGCTGCTTAGGTGCCAAGAGGTTtgggcagggtggggagaaaagTAAAGCATTGAAATAGCTCCAGCTGCCACCTATATGGCACCGCAGGTCCAGGACTCCAGCTGCCCTCAAGTCCCCCATTGGACCAGAGGGCAGCCTGTAAGCGCAGGGCAGGGACCAGTGGATTCTCAGACTGTCTGTGTCTGAGGGCGACTCCAGCAGAAGAGTGAGTGGGTGGAGGACTGCAGAGGCACTGCCCCAGGCCCCCTCCACTGCAGGAGCTACAGTGCCAGCTACAGAAGCTGCAGCTGCAGTGCCAGAGCATCTCATGTGAGAAGGACAAGCTGCTGGACGTGCAGCAGCACCTGCGGGACACTCTGCGCTGCCACGAGGCTGAGGTGCAGCACCTCAGGGGTGTTGTGACCACCTACCAGGAGAGCAGCGAGAAGGTAAAACAGGCTTCAGGCGAGGGAGAAGGTAGCCCGGCAGACCCTTCCGTGAGAGGCTGGGTccgcaggagaaagggatggtaGTTCTGTGGAGGAGCTGTTGGTGAGGAGACTTTCTACCTTACTATTAGAACCATAATCACATCCTGTCATTCATGAAGAACATATATGTAGGTCCATATGCGCAACTATGACTGTGCTCAGTGGAAAGGTGACCTCAGAGGATCACAACATGCTCGGCTTCCTGTGATTTCAAGTCCGAAAGGACTGTAGAAAGGAGGCCCtttcccttccctgcctccccagAGAGGAAGCCCCCAGTGTCTGTGGAGAGCCTGTTAGGGATTGGTCCATCTCAGGGAGTCCCACCCCAGACCTGAAAAGGACAGGGTCAGACCCCTTAGCCCCTGCCCGAGCTGAGAGAGTGTGGCCATGTGGCTCTGGGGATAATGGCggggtctgcctccccaccccagagTGCAGAGGTCCACGCCCAGCTGCAGGAGACGAAGCGGCTGTACCAGTGCAGCCAGGAAACGCTGGACCGGCAGAAGCACATGTATGACCAGTTGGAGCAGGACTTCCTGCTCTGCCAGCAGGAGCTGCAGCAGCTCAGGAgcacccagtccatcctagaagACAAGGGGAAGTGTGCTAATAAGGTAATTGTAACTAAGACAGGTGAGGTCTCCCGAGCCTTGGAGAGAGGAAGTAGAGGGGCAAGAGATGAAGTCGTGCAAACGAGAGGCTTGATGGACCTCCTGTCCTGTCACAGCTGAGTGTGGAAAGGCAGGGAACAGAGGCAGAACCCATGCTGTTAACATTAAAACTTTGACTTGACCTTCACTTTAAGCCTGAGCTACAGCTTAGTAGAATCAATACATCTGGGTCCAGTCTGAACACCTGAAGATTTTACACATGACTCCATGAGTGTAGACTTTATACTTTATTATTAGAACTATAGTGATATCCTGTCATTTGTGGAGGAGAACATACATGTAGGCCCATATACACAATTATGACTGTTAGAACTAGAAAGAGAAGGTCCAGTTTTCTGAGGCAGATTGTAGGCGCTCTTGTCAGAAGGCATGGTTGGTGCCCTGAGTGCTGATTGGTTATTAGAAGAACCTAGGCTTTTCCAGGATTTGTTCCATGACTTCAGAGTAGTTAAATTCTCAACTCGAATCTTACCCTTTTTAAATTGAGCAGAATACTTCTTACCTCACTTTGTTTTAGTGAAAAATCCTGATGATGAATAAGGCCTTCCTtcctcactttcccttttcttcatagtGTGTAAAAGGCAAGTCATTATTGGTTAGCTTTATTGAGTACTTTCAGCTCCTGATCACTGACAGGAAATGGAAAAATGTCAACACATGATGCAAAATACTGCTAGAATACTCATTCGCTCCTGCTGCAGCAGGCTATGTCTCCAGGGGAAGGCCTTCCGAAGACACAGCGCTGGAGATGTTTTTTGGGCTGCCCTAGTAGTCCACCTGCCTTTGTACACCCAGGCTCACTTGCTCTCCTCCCGCCACACCGACTGCATTGAGAGGTCCAAGGGGTCCATATCCCGCTCATCACTTCCTCTACTAGGGGAGGGGACTATAGGAAGGGAGAAGGATGCTGGCACACAGAGCCGGTCTTTTCTCTAGTCCTAAAAGAGCATTGAGACTAGTCTGATATTAGAAGATTGGGTTTTTGGAATCATAGGATACTTTAGTCTTCTCAACCCCAGCTCAGCAATAGTTCATACTTCTCTAAAGATTCTTGAAGCTGATGATGAATACAAAAATGGGGGGGAAATTAGGGTGAAAATACATCGTTATTGGTAAGGAGCATAATCAGTTATAGAAACAACTGGAGAACTAGAATTCCCAGCACGGTGGGAAAATGGTCTTCACCAGAGGAAAGAAGCAGGGGGGAGGTAAGAAGGGAGGGGCATTGCCAACACTCTCTTGAAAACCACCCTCAGAGAGGACTAGTAGGCAAAATATCCAGCACGGCCAAACTTCAGCCCTGAGCCGCCTGCTGGGGTTCCCGTTCAGCATCTAGGCCTCTAGGGGGCGCAGTGGGGCTTGGGGTGATTAGTCTAAGGTGACCACAGGGCGGGAGACTCTGGTGAATCACAGGACAGAACACAGGCGTGGTCCACTGACCGCCCTGTGTGCCCCGCCCCGTCCACAGTGTGACGCGCTGCTCTTCAGACTGACAGAATTGCAGGAGAGTTACAAGGCCAGCCAGAAGGAGATGGCGCAGATGCAGATGGAGCAGTGCGAGCTCCTGGAGGAGCAGAGGAGGATGCAGGAGGAGCAGGGCCAGCTACAGGAAGAGCTGCACAGGCTCACGTTCCCACTCCCCAAGTCCGGTCTCTTCCACAAGGTAATGGCGGCCAGGGCGGCCGTCAGCTGCGAGGCCCTTCCCGGATGTGAGTGACCTGAGGAGAAGTGAAAGGGTGCAAACGGAACTTTGTCTTAACTCCTCACTTTCTCGCCAGTCTCCTCTCACAAAACTGCTCAGTATAGCCGAATAGGGCTTTAAATCTTGAAATACATCCTCAACTCTGGAATCTGTCCAACGTTTTAGATATTTAGTCCATCTGGAGAAAATGTCCTTGAAATCActttataaaaagcaaaagacaTCCACCCACAGGAGGTCTTTACTCCTCCACTAGCAGGTCTGTGTAGAAAGACTCCCCTCCTGTCCCAGGTGGGCTGAGCAAAGCCAACTCCTTTGAGGGAAGGGTCcccagagggaaggaggcagaggtcTTTCCGTGTAACCATCACAGTGCCGCCCACTTCCTTCCACTCCACCTCACAGAGTCAGGAGCTCCTCACAAAGTTACAGGACCTGTGTGAAGTGCAGATGCTCTACCAAGGCATGCAGGAGGAGCAGAAGAAACTGATACAGAACCAAGAGAACATAGTaaaagaacagttagaactgcaagGAGCACTGCACCGTTTCAAGGAGTCCAGCTTCCGGGAAGTATTGGAGAATCTCGAGGATCCCAAATGGCCTAAGTCCTCAAAGTGTAGTCACAACAAGGTAACCATAGCAAGAGGTAGGGAGACAGTTCTGGGGGTAGCAGCATGCTAGGGAAAGGGGCTCCATAGCAGGGTCTGAGTTCCGAAGGCCTGTTGGGCCAGGAGCAGAGAGGAAGCTAAACCCACTCATGGGCTCCTTTAGTCACGGCTTTAGGGCTGGCCTGAGCTGCTCCTCTGGATGGATGCCCAGCTGAAGCACTGTGATGACCAGGACGTCTGTGATCTCCTGATCCTTTGAACTCAGTCTCTTTAATACCTCATTTTCCAGATGTAGTTGGAAGTAGATCAACCTAGTGTTTGggttctttaggactgactctaAACATGTCTTTTCCTCATGAGCTGGTTGATAATTGAGAAGTTCACTTTCCAGTGATCCAAATCTGTAAACTTTTGGTGTTCTACATGAGGCATATCTGGGGCCATTTGTTTCCAAGACAGAAATTCCCATCATATGGGGTTCTTGGTACTGACCTCACTGTCTTCATTGGATTGGAACTTTGCAGCAGTAACAGCCAGGTCAGAGGCATTAGATTAGAGAATCCATGTGTCTCAAGCACCAGTGAGTGGTCAGGCCTCTGAGGTCATACTGGTGGAAATTTCTAAACAAgtgtgttcaggattgggagatGCATTTGGTCTGAGGCCTCAGTGTAGGCAAGGAAGAGCAGGAAGACAGTTTCCATTTAAGTGAGATCGATTTGTCCAGATATTAGCCTAGACAGGCAGAGGTGCGTGGAGCAGCAGAAGTCCAAACTGTGCAATTTGGTTGATCAGGTTCCAGGGGCATCCGATTTCAGCCTGGATAACAGAGACCAGGAACCAGAccaggaaatagaaaatatttccttaacAGATCAGATCTCATCCTGGGCATCAGCTGCCAAGGAGCCAGGCCCAGAGGGCCCAGGAAGCATGCCAGAAGCCAGATTTGGAATTGAGGCAGGAGAGGGACTCTTAGTGAGACCCTGATTGGAAGTCTGCATCTTCCAAGGGAGGAGTTCTTCGTACGCTCATGTTCATGGCCAGGGCTGATTTTAGaattgggggtggaggaggggactgAGCCCCAGAGATCAGGATAATAGGTCCACCTGACtaagaagagagaagggaggctGAGTGACCTTGAGACCCACTCAGTGCTactccagggagagaggaggttaCCAGAGCATAGAGCCAGGGGAAGTGAGAGCCCAGAAATTGCAGAGTGTCTGCCCTAGGAAATGTTCTCTAGTGAGTAAGAAATTGAATCATGCCAGGTACCTGCAGGCTAAGTGGAAGTCCTGGGCCACAGTGAGCTGGGAGGGCCAGGTGTGCCGTTCCTTGACCTGGGATCTCAGACATCCTCACCAGGAGGGGTTCCGCTGGAAGGATCGCAGCGTCTGAAGTAACGCTGGTGTCTCCCCACCCACTCCCGCCAGTCTAAGATGATCATCGCCCAGATGCAGGCCCTGCAGGAGCTGTACGAGGCCAGTGAGACCGAGCAGGAGCTGCTCCAGCAGGAGCAGGAGCGGCTTCTGGAGGAGCGGAAGAGGCTGCAGGCCGACCTGCAGCTCTGTCTGGAAGAAATGCAGCTGCTCCAAGACCAGTCCCCTTCAATCAAGATGAGCCTGGACTCCTACAGGAAGAGTTATGCGAGCACGACCACCAGCAACGAGAACTGCCACAAGAGCTGCAACCTCAATGACGATGAGGGCTACCAGAAGAGCTACAGCAGCAGCCAGGCCAGTGAAGAGAGCCTCCTCAAGAGCTAcgaaagcagcacagatgccagCGAGTCCTGTCAGCGGAGTtacctcagcagcagcagcagcagctccgaCACCTATAAGAGGAGctatggcagcagcagcagcagctccgaCACCTGTCACAAGAGTTAcatcagcagcagcatggacgACGAGCTGGCCGAGCCTGGAGATGTGGAGGTAAAGGCAGTCAGGTGTCCGGTCAGACAGGGGACAGTGGTTCTTGTCTCATTAGGAGAGGCCACGGGGAAGGGCCCGAGAGGTGAAGTGGGCAGCAGGCTCAGAGCTGAGCTGATGACCGTCAGGAAATGAATGAGGTGCTCTCCCCACTTCCTATGGAGATGCAGTTCCATCTGGATGGAAGTCTAAGATTCTGGACTTTTCATCAACACAGTCATGTGCTCTTCATGGGAAGAAATCCAGTGTTCTCCCCCTGGGCAGCTTCAGATCCTATCGGCCAGTGTTTTGTACCCATGAGAAAAAAGGGCCCAGCGAAGAGAGCGGGTGGAGGGCAGGGGTTCCTCAGGGTGCCCTCCTCACTCCTCGCCCTCCACAGCACCTTGAGGACGTGGTCGCCAAGGTGCTGATCAAGCTGCAGGGTGTGCAGGCCATGTACCAGCTCAGCCAGGAAGAGCACAAGCTGCTGCAGCAGCGGATGAAGAAGCTGCTGGATGAGCAGAAAGAGCTCAAGGAGGAGCTGGACGCCTGCGAGAAGGAATTCAAGGAGTGCATGGAAGGCCTTGAGAAGCCCATCGCCTCCCAAAACGACAAGGACAAGAATGAGGTAACTGATTTCAGCGAGGCAGGGCTTCTCATAGGTGTCCCCAGAACCCAAGGAGGTTGGAGTCCTTTCAGAGAGGCTGAGGGTGAGACGGGAGCTCACTGCTGACTCTGTTCAGGTGCCATCCTCCTGGTGGAGGGACGGAGTAGGGGCTGAACTCCAGGCAGCAGGGCAGTCTGCTGGGCCTCTGACGGGCATTTCTCAGGTGCCCGCTGTTCTGGAATTTACTGATCATCAAGACCCcttgaaatgatttcttttccGTTCTGCCGTTTTGTTCTCTCTTTTGTCCTAGAGCACTTCTGtagagtttcatttttttacctgCCAATTTTCTTTAGTTAGTTTGTGTGTATTCCACCTTGTCTCTTTAACTAGATTGTAAGCCCCTCAAGGACAGGGCCAGGTCTTTTGGATTTCTCATAATACCAAGCAGAGTGCTCTGCATCCCTAGGAATGGGATAGAGGGCATTGACTCTGACCAGGAGTAGTCCACTGTCCAGTGGGGGTCACTGTATGCATGGGAGAAGCTCAGAGAGCAGGAAACACATGGGCCTCAGTTGCTTAGTGTTGGTACCTACCTCGGAGGCCACAGTGTGCTGCCAGAAGCCAGGAAGGACAAAAACCAGTGAGTAGTGAGCAGGGTTGGCGGTTGCCTTTGTTTCCAGGGCGAGGTGCAAGAGCCCAGTCCGGTCTCAGAAGGATATGACGCAGTTTCTATAGTAATGATTGACCTGTTAGAGAAATAGCCTAAGCAAAGAAGGAGTTCCTATCAAAAACCACTAGGTAATCAAGCCCCATGGTTCAGTTAGCCCAGCAGTCATTCCCCCACCAGTTCATAGAAAAAGCGTAATTTaaatcatccttttttttttttttttatcacattaGCTATAAGTCAGGTGCCTCAAGTTAGGGAGAACCTCTTTGTAAAACTGCTTTTGAGGCTAATTTTCCAtggttttcactttttctgtatTATCTGCCTCCCCCTGGGCTTTAGCAGGGAGATTCTGAGACCAGGACCCCCAGGCAGGGGCCAGACTAATCACATAGGCCCAGCTGCGGGTAATGGGCTCTCCACTACCAACAGATCAAGGAACTGCAGGCCAAGCTGCGGGAGCTGCAGCTGCAGTACCAGGCCAGCATGGATGAGCAGGGGCGGCTCCTGGCCGTGCAGGAGCAGCTGGAGGGGCAGCTACAGTGCTGCCAGGAAGAGCTCCGCCAGCTCAAAGAGAAGAAGTCCTCTGTTACCAAGGAAATCAGGGGCAAGAACGGCAACAAGAACATGAACAAGAACGCCAATGGGGTGAAAAATAAAAAGGTGGCCAAGCGAAGCGTAGAGAGTACTGAGAGCGGCCTTGAGACCACAAAGGTGAGTAGTATCCTTAGTCAGACGAGTAGGAAGTTACCAGAGATCCTGGGAAGAAAATTCATCTCCATCACCGTTGTGACCAGATGAGGTCACTGTAGAGAAGCTTCTGGGGTCTCTTAACCCGTCTAGCGTAGATCCATCTTAGTAGTGGTTTGGTCCTCCCTTTTCTTGTGAGGTCAAAGGAAGGGTAGAATATGGACCACTCGGATCTGGAGCTCTAGCCCCCAGGCTGGATGACTGTTTCAGGTAGCCCAGTGCaatttgcggggggggggggcgggtgggagGTGGTTTTCCTAGATCACATGCCCAAGAGAAGCACCAAATGgatgaaaagaaaggaatttattcaaAGCCCTGTGTACACATAGGTGGAAGAGGATTGGATAAAATGGGAGCCACCATACAAGGGTAGGAAACAGCAGTTGAGGTGTAGGATCTTTAGCTCTGGGAACTACAGGAAATGGCTAATGGCCGGATAGGTAGGTGTGGTCCTGGGTAGACATGTGGTCCCAGGTAGGTGTGTGGTCCCAGGTAGGTGTAGTACAGGCACAGAGAAGTTGGGTGTGGCTACCCTCCACATGGTGCACAGGGGCATCAGTTGGGTCCCGGGACACAGTACTGTGTACGCACCATGACACACCAGGAAGCACGTGTTCCCGAGGTGGTTGAGCATCATCGTGAAGGTCACAGCAGCATCCCCGGTCCTGCCCCCGCCCACAGAGTCTGGAGGTGGTGCTGTACTATAAGGCCAGCCACACATCCTTGGATGGTCCaacaaaggaggaggagaaagaggaaaagaaggaggaaaCAAAGGAGGAGTCCCAGGACAGAATGGTTTCTGAGCCATCAGGTCCTAAAGAGGTTAAGTTCAAAGACGATCAGGAGGAGAAAGACGAAGGGTTCTCCAACCAGGAGGGTAAGGACGAAGACgaccaggaggaggaggatgatGAAGAAGCTTCAGAGGAAAGCAACCCCCTCAAACTTTC
It includes:
- the CCDC136 gene encoding coiled-coil domain-containing protein 136; this encodes MEAGAGAGAGASGWSCPGPGPTVTTLGSYEVSEGCERKKGQRWGSLERRGMQAMEGEVLLPALYEEEEEEEEEEEMEEEDDPGQKGGNTGSLSVSKHRGLSLTETELEELRAQVLRLVAELEETRELAGQHEDDSLELQGLLEDERLASAQQAEVFTKQIQQLQGELRSLREEISLLEREKECELKEIEQELHLARAEIQTLRQAAEDSATEHDSDIASLQEDICRMQNELEDMDRIRGEYEMEITSLRAEIDMKNSDPSNSFSLSDFSEMQEELQQLRERYHFLNEEYRALQESNSSLTGQLADLESERTRRATERWLESQTLRTMRSAESQTSEEDFLEPDPGMHLLRQQLLGAKEQMHDMQSKCKKLTCELQELHHHRQTSEEEQKWLQRELKCAQNEVLRFQTSHSVTQNEELKTRLCALQQKYDASQDEQSELLKVQLQLQAELRQLKVMKSTVESQSEKELQCQLQKLQLQCQSISCEKDKLLDVQQHLRDTLRCHEAEVQHLRGVVTTYQESSEKSAEVHAQLQETKRLYQCSQETLDRQKHMYDQLEQDFLLCQQELQQLRSTQSILEDKGKCANKCDALLFRLTELQESYKASQKEMAQMQMEQCELLEEQRRMQEEQGQLQEELHRLTFPLPKSGLFHKSQELLTKLQDLCEVQMLYQGMQEEQKKLIQNQENIVKEQLELQGALHRFKESSFREVLENLEDPKWPKSSKCSHNKSKMIIAQMQALQELYEASETEQELLQQEQERLLEERKRLQADLQLCLEEMQLLQDQSPSIKMSLDSYRKSYASTTTSNENCHKSCNLNDDEGYQKSYSSSQASEESLLKSYESSTDASESCQRSYLSSSSSSSDTYKRSYGSSSSSSDTCHKSYISSSMDDELAEPGDVEHLEDVVAKVLIKLQGVQAMYQLSQEEHKLLQQRMKKLLDEQKELKEELDACEKEFKECMEGLEKPIASQNDKDKNEIKELQAKLRELQLQYQASMDEQGRLLAVQEQLEGQLQCCQEELRQLKEKKSSVTKEIRGKNGNKNMNKNANGVKNKKVAKRSVESTESGLETTKSLEVVLYYKASHTSLDGPTKEEEKEEKKEETKEESQDRMVSEPSGPKEVKFKDDQEEKDEGFSNQEGKDEDDQEEEDDEEASEESNPLKLSESKKNMFGMWKPVVFLALAAVALYVLPNMRPQETEFCLME